From Vibrio tritonius, the proteins below share one genomic window:
- a CDS encoding TadE/TadG family type IV pilus assembly protein, whose translation MMKHTRFQKQQGHAALLFVLFIPMLFGVFVLGLDGARALQNKARLDEATEVMALAMSGQNTSSSATRNQIVNDYVSYFFPKATIEYLDTKVIPCDANPKCDLSALATQQFFEYDIQLTISEPTWFPSSGISNGFGESMNIASASAVRKYNSKSVDVILISDFSGSMAESVSDDRDPKYVELKDIISTVSSSLAEYNQNTGTNSQISFVGFDGFVFPGTGYTTRVCNSFYCTNRHYYYAYSYLICSHDRESNGTVYPKNSGWCYSQSQYVDPYATISNVFDESAYAATGVTSNLHFYTLGLTNDFSTFVNRVNQFGPSGTTAFYAGLIRGAQVAAEGDNSRRLFIILSDGMNSYEQITDSLVSNGLCSAITDELNTRQTSEGETVKSRMFAIGFGYTISNYPQMKNCVGEQNVYDATDKDSIKNKILELVADEMGRLEPSDLAPSN comes from the coding sequence ATGATGAAACACACTCGTTTTCAAAAACAGCAAGGCCATGCAGCCTTACTATTTGTTTTATTTATTCCAATGTTATTTGGCGTTTTTGTCTTGGGATTAGATGGCGCTAGAGCATTACAAAATAAAGCTAGACTCGACGAAGCAACCGAGGTGATGGCACTTGCGATGTCGGGACAAAATACCAGTTCTAGCGCGACACGAAATCAGATAGTTAATGATTACGTATCTTACTTTTTTCCCAAAGCGACGATTGAATACTTAGACACAAAAGTCATCCCTTGCGATGCTAACCCTAAATGTGATTTATCCGCACTTGCGACACAACAGTTTTTTGAATACGACATTCAGCTGACCATTAGTGAGCCAACTTGGTTCCCAAGCAGTGGTATTTCTAATGGTTTTGGTGAGTCGATGAATATTGCCAGTGCATCAGCTGTACGAAAGTACAACTCAAAATCGGTAGATGTCATTTTGATCTCAGATTTCTCCGGTTCGATGGCGGAATCGGTGAGTGACGACCGTGATCCTAAATATGTTGAGCTTAAAGATATTATTAGCACGGTATCGAGCTCGCTTGCCGAATATAACCAAAACACGGGAACCAATAGTCAAATCTCGTTTGTCGGATTTGATGGCTTTGTATTTCCAGGTACCGGGTATACCACAAGAGTCTGTAATAGTTTTTATTGTACGAATCGACACTATTATTATGCCTATTCCTATTTGATCTGTAGTCATGACCGAGAGTCTAATGGCACTGTGTATCCGAAAAATAGCGGTTGGTGTTATAGCCAGTCACAATATGTCGATCCTTATGCAACCATAAGTAATGTTTTCGATGAATCAGCTTATGCAGCAACCGGAGTTACCAGCAACTTACACTTTTATACGTTAGGTCTGACTAACGATTTTTCCACGTTTGTTAATAGAGTGAATCAATTTGGTCCTTCAGGAACGACGGCGTTCTATGCTGGGCTGATCCGTGGCGCCCAAGTTGCCGCCGAAGGTGATAACTCTCGACGACTATTCATTATTCTTTCTGATGGCATGAATAGCTATGAACAGATCACCGACTCGCTTGTATCTAATGGCTTATGTTCTGCCATTACAGATGAATTAAATACAAGGCAGACTTCTGAAGGCGAAACGGTCAAGTCACGTATGTTTGCCATCGGTTTTGGTTATACCATTTCAAACTACCCACAGATGAAAAACTGTGTAGGTGAACAGAACGTATATGACGCAACCGATAAAGACTCAATCAAAAACAAAATATTAGAACTTGTTGCAGATGAGATGGGCCGACTAGAGCCATCGGATCTTGCTCCGTCTAACTAA
- a CDS encoding OmpA family protein, whose product MLKRTSLAIALISTSLGVGAEPRSKYSFLCNKNDNIQGYELSVGKPLRVQMYPGNSILSSNNDVRMDQEWIMQNIEPDVIPPKCISYFLSQGYWQSGRSIARFHFEFDSRELTDEDKMIFSRLVKALSNTPNVSVVGHTDNFGTEKYNQKLGQHRADEVVKQAMQQGENIMLTSSSRGESSPIVDNKTERNRAYNRRVEVIFDDRSAK is encoded by the coding sequence ATGTTAAAACGAACTTCACTCGCGATCGCGCTCATATCTACATCTCTTGGTGTGGGAGCAGAACCTAGGTCTAAATACTCATTTTTGTGCAACAAAAATGACAATATTCAAGGGTACGAGTTGTCGGTGGGGAAGCCATTACGTGTTCAGATGTACCCTGGCAATTCGATACTAAGCTCAAATAATGATGTACGCATGGATCAAGAGTGGATCATGCAGAACATCGAGCCAGACGTTATTCCTCCCAAGTGCATTAGCTATTTCCTTAGTCAAGGTTATTGGCAATCAGGGCGGAGTATTGCTCGCTTTCATTTTGAATTTGATAGCCGTGAGTTAACAGACGAAGACAAGATGATTTTTTCTCGCTTAGTTAAGGCTCTGTCGAATACGCCGAATGTATCGGTAGTCGGGCATACCGACAATTTTGGTACAGAAAAGTATAATCAAAAATTGGGGCAACATCGCGCCGACGAAGTGGTTAAGCAGGCAATGCAGCAAGGTGAAAACATCATGCTGACATCGAGTAGCCGAGGAGAGTCATCACCCATAGTTGATAATAAAACTGAACGTAACCGCGCTTATAACCGTCGTGTGGAAGTGATCTTTGATGACCGCTCTGCAAAATAG
- a CDS encoding Flp family type IVb pilin, whose amino-acid sequence MLMNLSCKLYSNIVAFAQDKRGVTAIEYAIIGVAMSAIVYAVFDGPLKGSLTQAMSAISTKITSASNITVKS is encoded by the coding sequence ATGTTGATGAATCTAAGCTGCAAACTTTACTCAAATATCGTTGCTTTTGCTCAAGACAAACGTGGCGTAACTGCAATTGAATACGCAATTATTGGTGTGGCTATGTCTGCAATTGTTTATGCCGTATTCGATGGTCCTCTCAAAGGTTCTCTTACTCAAGCGATGAGTGCTATTTCTACCAAGATTACTTCTGCAAGTAACATTACAGTTAAAAGCTAA
- a CDS encoding prepilin peptidase: MEGLIYCILVLNLLYIVVFDCWQRTISNKAIFLLAVISCFLIKQHFYPISLAIALAVLVLGIIIFSAGICGAGDIKLLFVLIPMIHHQWLLLCFTLMFALGGVLGIGLWLGDKIWPQCKLSAKGVPYAVPICISFGFGLFLTAITH; this comes from the coding sequence ATGGAAGGACTGATATATTGCATATTAGTCCTTAATTTACTTTATATCGTTGTCTTTGACTGTTGGCAACGAACTATAAGTAATAAAGCGATTTTTTTGCTTGCAGTTATCTCGTGTTTTCTGATTAAGCAGCATTTTTATCCTATATCACTAGCTATTGCACTAGCAGTACTTGTGCTCGGCATTATTATATTCAGTGCAGGCATCTGTGGTGCTGGTGATATAAAACTGCTGTTTGTCCTTATTCCCATGATTCATCATCAATGGTTATTACTCTGTTTTACCTTGATGTTTGCTTTAGGCGGAGTTCTAGGAATTGGGCTATGGCTGGGCGATAAAATTTGGCCGCAATGCAAATTGAGTGCTAAAGGCGTGCCTTATGCCGTACCTATCTGCATCAGTTTTGGCTTTGGCCTATTTTTAACGGCAATAACGCATTAA
- the cpaB gene encoding Flp pilus assembly protein CpaB, with product MNIKVVTLVAVLAIFAGGYGLTHQSSAEPSQPVKQKKQELLVKVYVAKHDLAKGEALSRSDVVVEKWKQAKANKFGLDKDQSLVFKTGQLVRTPISAGAVIYPENIISIQDPDYVDFIIQPNRIAFPLETTSDAIVGGVIRTNSHIDVLALTSTAQNLANDRSINSYKGVSLAPILMNIKVLKVATEKVKENKEERDKTSLILELTPKQVSTLTIAKRIAQLEVHQTIENVTAKDLSANSGDVMGTYHAITEFRAGNSSVK from the coding sequence ATGAATATTAAAGTGGTTACTCTTGTAGCTGTTTTGGCCATTTTTGCGGGTGGTTACGGTTTAACACATCAATCGTCAGCCGAGCCATCACAACCGGTAAAGCAGAAAAAACAAGAGCTGCTTGTTAAAGTTTACGTGGCAAAACATGACCTAGCAAAAGGTGAAGCGCTGTCTCGTTCCGATGTTGTGGTAGAAAAATGGAAGCAGGCTAAGGCCAATAAATTTGGTCTTGATAAAGATCAGTCACTGGTATTTAAAACGGGTCAGCTAGTGCGAACTCCTATATCAGCTGGTGCTGTTATTTATCCTGAAAATATTATATCAATCCAAGACCCTGACTATGTCGATTTTATTATCCAGCCAAATAGAATTGCTTTCCCACTGGAAACAACCTCAGATGCTATTGTTGGCGGAGTCATTCGAACAAACAGTCATATTGATGTATTAGCGTTAACGTCGACAGCACAAAATTTAGCGAATGATCGTTCAATAAATTCTTACAAAGGGGTCTCTCTTGCTCCCATTTTGATGAATATTAAAGTATTAAAAGTCGCGACTGAGAAAGTAAAAGAAAATAAAGAAGAACGTGACAAAACGAGTTTAATTCTCGAGTTAACCCCTAAACAGGTATCAACACTCACCATTGCCAAGCGTATTGCACAATTAGAAGTTCACCAAACGATTGAGAATGTAACCGCAAAAGACTTATCGGCGAATTCCGGTGATGTGATGGGAACTTACCATGCAATTACTGAGTTCCGTGCCGGAAACTCATCTGTGAAATAG
- a CDS encoding type II and III secretion system protein family protein, translated as MKLKSSWLYQTLMRLSFLCIFLTGSTVFAAQVTNIANGEATALTTKEDISSVFIADPAVADYQVIGKNKVVVFGKNIGSTSILVFDGDGETLLSRTIVVNESLLAIKQQIALRYPELDISIYNLGKQVILSGMVSSEEQKQDIETLVGELLGKSGTDNSVSLSSSDSPDSSESSSSSSNSNSSSTLKVGKTYQGVVNNLEVAVTKQVNVKLTIAEVSQSFSENLGLQMYSDGQSNGIFVNPLKSFSASDIVSVINAIADNSVAQILAEPNMSVISGGNANFLVGGELPVVTIVDGSTSISYKEYGVKLNLAANVLRDDKIQLAIEPEVSSLDSMYSNETYDVPALKTRRAQTTIELGDGQSFVLGGLLNNEETESLSKIPYIGDVPILGALFRYTETSRKKTELVIVATVSLVKPIKSQDVKLPAFERTTNLQRFFAWDKKTDKNYPARQLLLDGGFIQ; from the coding sequence ATGAAACTGAAAAGTAGTTGGCTATACCAAACGCTGATGCGTTTATCATTTTTGTGTATTTTTTTAACTGGCTCAACCGTTTTTGCTGCGCAAGTGACAAATATTGCTAACGGCGAAGCTACTGCTTTAACAACCAAAGAAGATATCAGCTCGGTTTTTATTGCTGATCCAGCGGTTGCCGATTATCAAGTCATCGGCAAGAACAAAGTGGTGGTATTTGGTAAAAACATTGGTAGTACCTCTATTTTAGTGTTTGATGGTGATGGTGAGACGTTATTAAGTCGCACTATTGTGGTGAATGAAAGCTTATTAGCCATCAAACAACAAATCGCTTTGCGTTACCCTGAGTTAGATATTTCTATCTATAACTTGGGCAAACAAGTGATTTTAAGTGGGATGGTGTCATCTGAAGAACAAAAACAAGACATCGAAACACTGGTGGGGGAGCTACTTGGTAAATCGGGCACTGACAATTCCGTTTCGCTATCTAGTAGCGATAGTCCCGACTCTTCTGAGTCATCAAGCTCATCTTCTAACTCTAACTCAAGTTCAACGCTTAAAGTGGGTAAAACGTATCAAGGCGTAGTCAATAATCTTGAAGTTGCTGTGACAAAACAAGTTAATGTGAAATTAACTATTGCAGAAGTCTCTCAATCGTTCTCGGAGAATTTGGGTTTACAGATGTACAGTGATGGTCAAAGTAATGGTATTTTCGTTAACCCATTAAAGAGCTTTAGTGCCAGTGACATCGTCTCTGTTATTAACGCTATTGCTGATAACTCAGTTGCTCAAATATTAGCAGAGCCCAATATGTCGGTTATTTCAGGAGGCAACGCAAACTTTTTAGTCGGTGGTGAATTACCTGTAGTAACTATTGTTGATGGTAGTACTAGCATTTCATATAAAGAATACGGTGTTAAACTGAATTTAGCCGCTAATGTACTTCGTGACGATAAAATTCAATTGGCAATCGAGCCAGAAGTTAGCTCCCTAGATTCGATGTACTCAAACGAAACTTACGATGTACCTGCGTTAAAGACTCGTAGAGCTCAAACTACTATCGAGCTTGGCGATGGGCAAAGCTTTGTATTAGGCGGCTTGCTGAATAATGAAGAGACCGAATCACTATCTAAAATCCCTTACATTGGTGATGTCCCTATTTTAGGTGCGCTGTTTCGTTATACAGAAACTTCACGTAAGAAAACAGAATTGGTGATTGTCGCAACAGTGAGCTTGGTTAAACCGATTAAAAGCCAAGATGTTAAATTGCCAGCGTTTGAGCGTACCACAAACCTACAACGCTTCTTTGCTTGGGATAAAAAGACAGATAAAAACTATCCAGCTCGTCAGTTGCTATTGGATGGAGGATTTATCCAATGA
- a CDS encoding AAA family ATPase — translation MFNLVDTLKSKQKQEAEQEQIQTVLFYQTESCQNLVQESYRFEGIAEPATLLNNDDEIAEHVRLQSVEIVIIELNDSKNIAKDAERISHLLPSHASVIVIGSEDAISTIRNLKALGFYYLFWPITKQELIDFVRSVHENRERNRGPGQNRRAKRVSILGAKGGVGATAITAELSYLLSEEKHASCVVVDHNYTSGNIDIMLGIQKFEKRRMQRGAFTELLDLSSARGLLYKQSELLSVLGLTSKEFSHEEIAEYHRSVINVMMSECNFIIEDFSASSGQVHLEKNSWLDSDCIILVLSPTVSSLRDAGRLKLLLDKVPLSERPRVLVVVNHTCPEKFSTVTFSEIEKFLEIKPDAIVPFISNFGEEILNGKRLAKLNNKSSVPIRALASLVVGEKTIAKSSWLNKWFKKA, via the coding sequence ATGTTTAATTTAGTTGACACACTAAAGTCAAAACAAAAGCAAGAAGCGGAGCAGGAGCAGATTCAGACGGTTTTGTTTTATCAGACAGAGTCTTGTCAAAACCTTGTTCAAGAATCTTATCGTTTTGAAGGGATTGCCGAGCCGGCAACCCTTTTGAACAATGATGACGAAATTGCAGAGCACGTTCGATTACAAAGCGTCGAAATTGTTATTATCGAATTGAACGATAGTAAGAATATTGCCAAAGATGCGGAGCGTATCAGTCACCTCTTGCCAAGCCATGCTTCTGTGATTGTTATTGGTAGTGAAGATGCTATTTCAACCATTCGTAACCTTAAGGCGCTAGGTTTTTATTACCTATTTTGGCCGATCACTAAGCAAGAACTGATTGATTTTGTTCGTAGTGTGCATGAAAACCGTGAACGCAACCGTGGTCCTGGTCAAAACCGTCGAGCTAAGCGTGTATCGATCCTTGGAGCAAAGGGAGGAGTAGGAGCCACAGCCATTACGGCTGAGCTATCTTATCTGCTTTCTGAGGAAAAACATGCCTCTTGTGTCGTTGTAGACCATAACTACACGAGCGGTAATATCGATATTATGCTCGGTATTCAAAAGTTTGAAAAACGTCGTATGCAACGAGGTGCTTTTACCGAATTGCTGGACTTATCCAGTGCGCGTGGTTTGCTTTATAAGCAGAGTGAGTTACTTTCGGTATTAGGTTTAACCTCTAAAGAGTTTTCTCATGAAGAAATTGCTGAATATCACCGCTCAGTAATTAATGTCATGATGAGTGAATGTAACTTTATAATTGAAGATTTCTCGGCGTCATCAGGCCAAGTCCATCTCGAAAAAAATAGTTGGCTAGACAGTGACTGTATTATTTTGGTGCTTTCTCCCACGGTATCATCATTGAGAGATGCCGGACGTCTCAAATTATTACTAGATAAGGTGCCGCTGTCCGAGCGTCCTCGAGTATTAGTCGTCGTTAACCATACTTGCCCAGAAAAATTTTCTACCGTGACCTTTTCTGAAATAGAGAAGTTTTTGGAAATTAAACCAGATGCCATCGTGCCTTTTATTTCTAACTTCGGTGAAGAAATTCTCAATGGCAAACGCTTAGCAAAATTGAATAATAAATCTTCGGTACCTATTCGAGCGCTAGCATCTTTAGTTGTGGGTGAAAAAACCATAGCTAAGTCATCTTGGTTAAATAAGTGGTTTAAAAAGGCCTAA
- a CDS encoding CpaF family protein: protein MIGTKDLYVKLRKQIFDALDPTMIGSIERPQLQSQLESAVNLLLENEDVPVSNVVRHQFVDSLTDELVGLGPLQRLMDDESITDIMVNGSDAVFIERNGLVEKAPISFIDENQLLAIAKRIASRVGRRVDESSPTCDARLVDGSRVNIVIPPISIDGTSISIRKFKKHSIDLQKLCEFGAMSPEMAQLLMIAARCRLNILISGGTGSGKTTMLNALSEYISEKERIITIEDAAELKMQQPHVVRLETRTAGIENTGLINQRDLVINSLRMRPDRIIVGECRGPEAFEMLQAMNTGHDGSMSTLHANTPRDAMARVESMVMMANNNLPLEAIRRTIVSAVDLIIQISRLHDGSRKVMSITEVVGLEGSNVVMEEIFRFQPSYQASEDGKVRGNFITAGLMQRSVLVEKAKFFGLEDQLMAAFRAGEPA, encoded by the coding sequence ATGATTGGAACTAAAGATCTTTACGTCAAACTACGTAAGCAAATATTTGATGCACTTGATCCGACAATGATCGGTAGCATCGAGCGGCCTCAATTGCAGTCACAGCTCGAAAGCGCTGTGAATCTTTTGCTGGAAAACGAAGATGTTCCAGTGTCTAACGTTGTTAGACACCAGTTTGTTGATAGTTTAACCGATGAATTGGTCGGATTAGGGCCGCTACAACGTTTAATGGATGATGAATCGATCACCGATATTATGGTCAATGGTTCGGATGCGGTATTTATTGAGCGTAATGGTTTAGTCGAAAAAGCGCCGATCAGTTTTATTGATGAAAACCAACTGCTAGCGATTGCCAAGCGAATCGCTAGCCGCGTAGGTCGTCGAGTTGATGAATCCAGTCCGACGTGTGATGCGCGCTTAGTTGATGGTAGTCGTGTTAATATCGTTATTCCGCCAATTTCTATTGATGGAACTTCGATATCAATTCGTAAGTTTAAAAAGCACAGTATTGATCTGCAAAAGCTATGTGAATTTGGCGCTATGAGCCCAGAAATGGCTCAATTACTGATGATCGCTGCGCGTTGCCGACTCAATATTTTGATCTCTGGTGGTACAGGTTCTGGTAAAACGACCATGTTGAATGCGTTATCAGAGTATATTTCTGAGAAAGAACGCATTATTACCATAGAAGATGCTGCAGAGCTAAAAATGCAGCAGCCGCATGTTGTGCGTTTAGAAACTCGAACGGCAGGGATTGAAAATACTGGTTTGATCAACCAGCGTGACTTAGTGATCAACTCGTTGCGTATGCGTCCTGACCGCATCATTGTCGGCGAATGTCGTGGCCCAGAGGCATTTGAAATGCTCCAAGCCATGAACACGGGTCATGATGGTTCGATGTCAACATTGCACGCCAATACTCCACGTGATGCAATGGCCCGTGTGGAATCTATGGTAATGATGGCGAATAATAACCTTCCTCTTGAGGCGATTCGTCGCACGATTGTGAGTGCAGTTGATTTGATCATCCAAATTTCTCGTTTGCATGATGGTTCGCGTAAGGTAATGAGCATTACGGAAGTCGTCGGTTTAGAAGGCAGTAACGTGGTAATGGAAGAGATATTTCGCTTTCAACCCTCTTACCAGGCGAGCGAGGATGGCAAGGTACGAGGCAATTTCATTACTGCGGGTTTGATGCAGCGTTCTGTGCTAGTTGAAAAAGCGAAGTTTTTTGGTCTAGAAGATCAACTGATGGCGGCTTTTAGAGCTGGAGAGCCGGCATGA
- a CDS encoding type II secretion system F family protein, which produces MIYLLIMLLGVGTIIYVVLNQRKLHRSRHSYLNEFNKTEFVHSLVTNQQAVDLASLLERSFSESVKQRWENFKKQLGAKPELKLLLVFAGLFFGAIIFNRTYLRADNTLFVPIFMLLGFVFFYRWMQNRERKLFEEQFPDALNMMTSAVSSGESIMHAILYVGDKLEGDIGKEFNLMGRRLQLGETPDEVFRKSCRRYPYPSFYFFVITLRANMQRGGQLKEIMHRLNRTMFNARAVEKKKFALTSEARTSAKIVAAIPFIFLFMLQFLNPENYEFVMFNASGRVILYYVIISEAIGIGIVWSLMKSVK; this is translated from the coding sequence ATTATTTATCTTCTTATTATGCTACTAGGTGTCGGAACTATTATCTATGTTGTGCTCAACCAACGTAAATTGCATCGTTCACGTCACTCCTATCTTAATGAATTTAATAAGACAGAGTTTGTTCATTCTCTAGTAACCAACCAACAAGCGGTTGACCTTGCATCTCTTTTAGAACGCTCGTTTTCTGAAAGCGTGAAACAACGTTGGGAGAACTTTAAAAAGCAACTCGGAGCGAAACCTGAGCTTAAACTATTGCTGGTATTTGCAGGGCTGTTCTTTGGTGCGATTATTTTTAACCGTACCTATCTTCGTGCAGATAACACGTTATTTGTGCCGATTTTTATGTTGTTAGGCTTTGTTTTCTTCTACCGTTGGATGCAAAACCGTGAACGTAAGTTATTTGAAGAGCAGTTTCCTGATGCACTCAATATGATGACCAGTGCCGTTTCTTCCGGTGAAAGTATTATGCATGCGATCTTGTATGTTGGCGATAAACTCGAAGGTGATATTGGTAAAGAGTTCAACCTAATGGGGCGAAGATTACAACTTGGAGAAACACCTGATGAGGTTTTTCGTAAGTCGTGTCGGCGTTATCCATACCCGTCTTTTTATTTCTTTGTTATCACGCTACGAGCCAATATGCAGCGAGGCGGGCAATTAAAGGAAATTATGCATCGTTTAAACCGAACGATGTTTAATGCTAGAGCGGTCGAAAAGAAAAAATTCGCTTTGACCTCAGAAGCTCGTACCTCTGCAAAAATTGTTGCTGCTATACCATTTATTTTTCTATTTATGCTGCAATTCTTGAATCCTGAAAACTATGAATTCGTCATGTTCAATGCTTCTGGTCGAGTCATTCTTTATTACGTCATTATTAGCGAAGCGATTGGTATTGGCATCGTTTGGTCATTAATGAAGAGCGTTAAGTAG
- a CDS encoding type II secretion system F family protein, translating into MNITMVLSFLLLSFGIGSLLFVVGKSRRQKKLTRFNLDIPQHDDNELAKVADFFDRVFSNSQEEIEKKFLAAGIYDTSWAKYYSVVKYGLLLLGVAFVAAGYYWFDFTQKQIIMILGIWVLVLLLGPDMYMAKRKKELQKVISAKMPYMLDLLAVCVQTGMTIEAAVSYLSLEFGAFDKDLSHMLKKVDERARLVGLEQALSELYERIPSNEIRSFVMTLNQSLQYGSSIYSVLTTLSADIREVQLLHVEEKIGQLSSKMSIPLIIFIMVPIVILIAGPGIMRLMQNGL; encoded by the coding sequence ATGAATATAACGATGGTTTTATCTTTTTTACTGCTAAGTTTTGGGATTGGCTCATTATTGTTTGTGGTGGGTAAGAGTCGTCGACAAAAAAAGCTGACTCGCTTTAATCTCGACATTCCTCAACATGACGATAATGAATTAGCCAAAGTTGCAGATTTTTTTGACCGAGTATTTTCTAATAGCCAAGAAGAAATAGAGAAAAAATTTTTAGCCGCAGGGATTTATGACACATCTTGGGCTAAATATTATTCTGTAGTGAAATATGGTCTGTTGTTATTGGGTGTAGCATTCGTTGCTGCTGGCTACTACTGGTTTGATTTTACCCAAAAACAGATCATTATGATTCTAGGTATTTGGGTCTTAGTGTTGCTACTCGGTCCTGATATGTATATGGCAAAACGTAAGAAAGAACTCCAGAAAGTGATTTCTGCAAAGATGCCCTACATGCTAGATCTGCTGGCGGTTTGTGTCCAAACCGGTATGACGATAGAAGCTGCTGTTAGCTACTTGTCCTTAGAGTTTGGTGCTTTCGACAAAGATTTAAGTCATATGTTGAAGAAAGTGGATGAACGTGCACGTCTTGTAGGATTAGAGCAAGCGCTATCTGAATTATATGAACGTATCCCGAGTAACGAAATTCGCAGTTTTGTTATGACGCTTAACCAAAGTTTGCAATATGGTTCCTCTATCTATTCCGTATTAACAACGTTAAGCGCTGATATTCGCGAAGTCCAACTGCTTCATGTGGAAGAAAAAATAGGTCAGTTGTCCTCAAAGATGTCTATTCCACTCATCATTTTTATTATGGTTCCAATCGTGATTTTAATTGCCGGGCCTGGGATCATGAGGTTAATGCAAAATGGTCTATAA
- a CDS encoding tetratricopeptide repeat protein yields the protein MVYKLTSYLFLALVLSGCTSLQDKGTHLSDETNEKVFISTGNYPKLIEFYKKQLKDDEDSKTRIKLVNAYERVNDYSSAIFYLEPLLDEASKATVEVNILAGRAYLNQGDFQQAKRYLERANKQEASNAEVMNLLGVLASYQGDFPTAKKWFLASRTAMGDDKKVKNNLALIAMLEGDFATAKYLLIQLVEDKSAPQKKVRSNLALVYAKLGDKAAFNDLIRQSDRIKKDELFAQLQQVQLVNMSSLLSNSTLDNGDTNETPLSK from the coding sequence ATGGTCTATAAATTAACATCTTACCTTTTTTTAGCTCTGGTTTTGTCTGGGTGTACTTCTTTGCAAGACAAAGGGACTCATCTCTCGGATGAGACCAACGAGAAAGTGTTTATTAGCACTGGGAACTACCCCAAGTTGATTGAGTTCTATAAAAAACAACTCAAAGATGATGAAGATAGTAAAACGCGAATAAAGCTCGTGAATGCTTATGAACGGGTTAACGATTATTCCTCGGCCATTTTTTATCTTGAACCGCTATTAGATGAAGCGAGTAAGGCAACGGTTGAGGTTAATATTCTTGCTGGTCGTGCATATCTTAATCAGGGAGACTTTCAGCAAGCCAAACGCTATTTGGAACGAGCCAACAAGCAAGAAGCCAGTAATGCAGAGGTGATGAATTTACTTGGTGTACTGGCAAGCTACCAAGGTGATTTTCCTACCGCTAAAAAATGGTTCTTGGCGTCGCGTACAGCCATGGGGGATGACAAAAAGGTGAAAAATAACCTTGCCCTTATTGCCATGCTTGAAGGGGATTTTGCAACGGCAAAGTACCTTCTAATTCAGCTTGTTGAAGACAAAAGTGCCCCCCAGAAGAAAGTGCGTTCTAATCTAGCGTTGGTGTATGCCAAGCTAGGAGACAAAGCGGCTTTTAATGACTTGATTCGACAATCCGATAGAATAAAAAAAGATGAGTTATTTGCTCAATTGCAGCAGGTTCAGCTGGTGAATATGAGCTCTCTATTGTCCAATTCCACTTTAGATAATGGTGATACTAATGAAACGCCACTATCGAAATAA
- a CDS encoding TadE/TadG family type IV pilus assembly protein, with translation MKRHYRNKSIKKQKGVAAIEFAMGFFFFWLMCAAWVEMSFLSYVSAIGDLAISQVALHSKRVSSEWSSANDVFLADFESVIDKSDSLWRYVVDSDDFSYSIRYVASYERLVDEDDTCEVTDTSESNSTTCGDASNAAIAIYRLQYDAKPIFNYFLDSNTLFSREAIVIQEYQREKFEL, from the coding sequence ATGAAACGCCACTATCGAAATAAGTCTATCAAAAAACAAAAAGGCGTTGCGGCAATTGAATTTGCGATGGGCTTTTTCTTTTTTTGGTTAATGTGCGCCGCTTGGGTCGAGATGAGTTTTCTATCTTATGTGTCTGCTATTGGTGATTTAGCCATTTCACAAGTTGCGTTACACAGTAAGAGAGTTTCTTCTGAATGGTCGAGTGCTAATGATGTCTTTTTGGCTGATTTTGAATCTGTGATAGATAAAAGTGACAGTTTATGGCGCTATGTCGTTGATTCCGATGATTTTAGTTACAGCATTCGTTACGTTGCAAGTTATGAAAGATTAGTTGATGAAGATGATACATGTGAAGTGACGGATACCAGTGAATCGAATAGCACTACCTGCGGTGATGCATCAAATGCGGCTATCGCTATTTATCGTCTTCAATATGATGCAAAACCTATTTTTAATTATTTTCTCGATAGTAACACTCTGTTTTCTCGTGAAGCCATAGTCATCCAGGAATATCAACGTGAAAAATTCGAACTGTAG